A stretch of DNA from Malus sylvestris chromosome 9, drMalSylv7.2, whole genome shotgun sequence:
ACTACATGAGTTTTCTTTTATTAAGGAAATGAAGAAACAAATACATCTTTTGGTTCGCTTTACACAAGAATCCCACTAAAAGAAAGTTAAGTTCAAAAAATGATACGAAATGGGCTTGTTGATATACAGTTTTCATTATGTACTGACTTCTGGGTATAAACTTATGAAGGCAACACATTCGAGAGAAACATATAGAAAGAGAGAATAAAAAACTATATTCAGCACCTTTACAACCATAGAAAGCATGGATATTCAGGTAGGCCGGTGAGCTTCAGATAAACATCCGACTTCTAAGCTTCCGGTATAGGTGTCAGAAGGTCCTGACAATATAAACTGAGTTTCATAAACAAATCCCATCACCAAACAGGTAAACTTAAGCAGTTAAGGTGAAGAGTCAAGGAATTACCTCTGAAAACCGCCAATGTCCATGGTGTGTGTTAGAAGTTTTAACAATTGTCTCCCATTTGGGATCAAGAGAGGACGTCTTCGAAGGCTGACCACTAGCATAAATCTGTGAACCAGAAGAATACTGTGAAGACGAGCTCCTCGAGGAAATACTAGGTAAGGTGCGCTTTAACCAAGACTCTGATGGAGATTTCGGTAAAGGTGGTCCAAGGGGCAGTCGTGAATTGTGGCCCCGGGCACTTTCCTGattaccaaatttcacaagTCGTCGACTTTCTAAATCAATCTTTCCCCTGTAGGCCACTTTTGAGCTGGTCAATGTAATAGAAATCTGACCATGGCTATGCGAACTTTCTTCCGTTCCTGATTTTCTAGGCTGTTGGCCTTTTAAATCACTCTTTTTCTCATCATTCAGTTTTTCACTTGTCGATGTAATAAGGTCCCGAGTAAGGCCATTACAATTTTTCCAGTGAACTGATTTCTCTAAATGTTGGCTTTTCAAGTTGACTGTTTCTTGGTCAACCACTTTTAAGCTTGCAAATCTGCTGGAATCCTGATCTAATATGGAACCGTTTCTCATATCTGTTTGATCATCCTTACTGGATCTGCCAGACCAATATAGAAAGCTGGAGTCAGGAAACTCCAAACTTTGAAACGGCACTATAGCCTTCTCATTTCCATCACCCAAGTGCTCAATATCTTGGAGTGAAAACTCTGCCGAAGGGGTTTCTTTCACTTCATTACTTTTCTCAGGAATTTCATTATCATTCCCTCTGTACTGAATGATATTGCCCTTTGTATCTGAGGAATGTGAATTTGAATTCGGAGATTTTACAGTATGCACAGAATCAATATACAGAGTCTTCTCAACTACAGGACTCCCTGGGCCCATTTTCCATTCAGCAATATTCTCAGTAGCCAATATTTCCCTAAAATTGTTGTGGCCTTTTCGATACTTTCCAGAGCTACTAGTTTCTCTGAAGTTCTTTGCTTTTTCAGGAATACCAAGAAAACCTTTTTCTTCATGATGAAAACATTCCTTTCGGTAGGGTGATATGTTACTACCCTGGTGACGCCTGTGTACAGGTGACCCATCTAATTTCTCACATTCACTTATTTTGGTGATCTGGTTGGATTCACATTTCAAATCATTCTTATCTTTAGGTATCACAGCTTCCTGATGTCCATTCATTAATCTTTGTTCACAAGCATCGCCCCCAGAATGCTAAAGAAAATATGTAAACTGTTCAATAAAGATTCTTGACGTAATAATAACACATAGAAACTGGGGGAAACACACGTAAATAAGGCAATATACCTCATTTTTAGCTTCTCTGTAAGCACTGGGATAGGAAGATTTAGCTCGCACACTCCTAACTGAAGAAATGGGTAATTGCGCTTGTGCTCTCATACCTGGAACAAGGTTCAGaagacaaaataattttttaagtgAAATCAAGGAAATGACTCGCAAACGTTACCGAATAAATTTTCAGATCTTTATATAATCACCTTCATACTCACTTTTGTCCCCAGTTATATCTTGAACATTATGTGGCAAATCATTTGGCTTATATTGATTAAGTGGATGTTGCTTATTCCCACTGGCGACCTTCATCCCTCTTGGTTGCTCTTGACAAATTGGTTGCTCTCGAGCAACTGGTTGCTTCCTGGTACTATATTGAGGTGTGTCTGAAGCCATAGCTTTTGCTGCAGGCAAGAACCGACCCATCATGAAATCGCGAGTCTGTGGATCTGTCGAGAAGGTTCCAGTTGGTTTGACATCTGGACCATCCAGTCCACTCAAACCACTTACACTACAGTTATAATAGAATGATTCACTCCTCGAAAGTGCGTCAAGTGCATCTAAATAGGTCTCATCACCATCCTCTGAATCGGAAATATCCTTATCCTCCATCCCCTCTCTAGAGCTGTCACACTTAGTAACTTCTTTTGTATCAAAGGTTGAATCATTTTTAGAATTGGAAAGTACATGTCCAGTTGGGGATTGAGCCGCTGTAGTGCGTTTAGAACCTTTATCCAATGCTTGCTTCTTAGCAATTGAAACCCTTCCAGGCGGAAGCCTCGGTGTAGTGGCAGGCCGTTCAAGACCCTGAGTTTGTGAATTTCTTTCATCCTTGGGTCTTCCGGGGATTTGCTCCCATACAAAAGGAACAGTACCTGGATGCCTCACCGGACCTGATTTCAATTCTGATTTGTAAAATGGAAGAGGAGGTAGCTTGGGCAGTGACTTATCAGCCTTTCTTTTGTCATCAGCTTCTGAGGAGACTACTGTAGGTGAATATCGTCTTACAGACAGAAGTGGCTGATCAAGATCTAACTGCTTCTCTTCCATCATATTCTTTAGCATCATGTGCTATAATTTTCTTTCCTGCAAAGCACCTCGTtgtaa
This window harbors:
- the LOC126583886 gene encoding uncharacterized protein LOC126583886 isoform X2; this encodes MMLKNMMEEKQLDLDQPLLSVRRYSPTVVSSEADDKRKADKSLPKLPPLPFYKSELKSGPVRHPGTVPFVWEQIPGRPKDERNSQTQGLERPATTPRLPPGRVSIAKKQALDKGSKRTTAAQSPTGHVLSNSKNDSTFDTKEVTKCDSSREGMEDKDISDSEDGDETYLDALDALSRSESFYYNCSVSGLSGLDGPDVKPTGTFSTDPQTRDFMMGRFLPAAKAMASDTPQYSTRKQPVAREQPICQEQPRGMKVASGNKQHPLNQYKPNDLPHNVQDITGDKSMRAQAQLPISSVRSVRAKSSYPSAYREAKNEHSGGDACEQRLMNGHQEAVIPKDKNDLKCESNQITKISECEKLDGSPVHRRHQGSNISPYRKECFHHEEKGFLGIPEKAKNFRETSSSGKYRKGHNNFREILATENIAEWKMGPGSPVVEKTLYIDSVHTVKSPNSNSHSSDTKGNIIQYRGNDNEIPEKSNEVKETPSAEFSLQDIEHLGDGNEKAIVPFQSLEFPDSSFLYWSGRSSKDDQTDMRNGSILDQDSSRFASLKVVDQETVNLKSQHLEKSVHWKNCNGLTRDLITSTSEKLNDEKKSDLKGQQPRKSGTEESSHSHGQISITLTSSKVAYRGKIDLESRRLVKFGNQESARGHNSRLPLGPPLPKSPSESWLKRTLPSISSRSSSSQYSSGSQIYASGQPSKTSSLDPKWETIVKTSNTHHGHWRFSEDLLTPIPEA
- the LOC126583886 gene encoding uncharacterized protein LOC126583886 isoform X1, with product MMLKNMMEEKQLDLDQPLLSVRRYSPTVVSSEADDKRKADKSLPKLPPLPFYKSELKSGPVRHPGTVPFVWEQIPGRPKDERNSQTQGLERPATTPRLPPGRVSIAKKQALDKGSKRTTAAQSPTGHVLSNSKNDSTFDTKEVTKCDSSREGMEDKDISDSEDGDETYLDALDALSRSESFYYNCSVSGLSGLDGPDVKPTGTFSTDPQTRDFMMGRFLPAAKAMASDTPQYSTRKQPVAREQPICQEQPRGMKVASGNKQHPLNQYKPNDLPHNVQDITGDKSEYEGMRAQAQLPISSVRSVRAKSSYPSAYREAKNEHSGGDACEQRLMNGHQEAVIPKDKNDLKCESNQITKISECEKLDGSPVHRRHQGSNISPYRKECFHHEEKGFLGIPEKAKNFRETSSSGKYRKGHNNFREILATENIAEWKMGPGSPVVEKTLYIDSVHTVKSPNSNSHSSDTKGNIIQYRGNDNEIPEKSNEVKETPSAEFSLQDIEHLGDGNEKAIVPFQSLEFPDSSFLYWSGRSSKDDQTDMRNGSILDQDSSRFASLKVVDQETVNLKSQHLEKSVHWKNCNGLTRDLITSTSEKLNDEKKSDLKGQQPRKSGTEESSHSHGQISITLTSSKVAYRGKIDLESRRLVKFGNQESARGHNSRLPLGPPLPKSPSESWLKRTLPSISSRSSSSQYSSGSQIYASGQPSKTSSLDPKWETIVKTSNTHHGHWRFSEDLLTPIPEA